Within the Burkholderia ubonensis genome, the region TGGCACGACGGCCGGCCGTTCGACCGCATCCTCGCCGACGTGCCGTGCTCGGCGTCCGGCATCGTGCGCCGTCATCCCGACATTCGCTGGCTGCGCCGCGAGGCCGACATTCCGGCGCTCGTCGCCGAGCAGCGCCGCATCCTGTCGGCGCTGTGGCCGCTCGTGAAGCCGGGCGGCGAACTGCTGTACGTGACCTGTTCGATCTTTCCGGAAGAGGGTGAGCTGCAGGCGCGCTGGTTTGAAGCGGCTTGTGAAGATGCGGTACGATTGGACGCGCCCGGCCAGCTGCTGCCGCGCGCCGCCTCGGGCGGGGCGCAGGCAGGCGCGGCCGGTCCCGACCAGAACACCGATCACGACGGATTTTTCTACGCGCGGTTTCAGAAACGGTGACGATCAAACACCTTTTTCCACTTCGGCTCGCGGCCGTGCTGATGGTCGCATTGGCCCTGTGCCTCGCGGTCGCGAGGCCGGCGCGCGCCGAATCGATCGCCGTGCAGCGCGCATCGCTGCAGTCCGACGGCAGCGGCTGGAGCCTCGACGCCCGCTTCGATTTCGAGCTGAATTCGAACCTCGAGGACGCCGTCAACAAGGGCATCCCGCTTTACTTCACGACCGATTTCGAGCTGGCCCGCGCGCGTTGGTACTGGTTCGACGAACAGCCGGTGTCGGTGTCGCAGACGATCCGCCTGTCGTTCCAGCCGCTCACGCGCGAATACCGCGTGTCGACGGGCGGCCTGCAGCTCGGCTTCGGCACGCTGAAGGACGCGCTCGCGGTCGTCAAGCACATCACGTCGTGGCACGTGATCGACCGGAACCAGGTGCACCAGGGCGAAACC harbors:
- a CDS encoding DUF4390 domain-containing protein, with product MTIKHLFPLRLAAVLMVALALCLAVARPARAESIAVQRASLQSDGSGWSLDARFDFELNSNLEDAVNKGIPLYFTTDFELARARWYWFDEQPVSVSQTIRLSFQPLTREYRVSTGGLQLGFGTLKDALAVVKHITSWHVIDRNQVHQGETYTASVRMQLDTALMPKPFQVDAVNNRDWTLGSDWKRFTFTVTERAK